The following coding sequences lie in one Spinacia oleracea cultivar Varoflay chromosome 1, BTI_SOV_V1, whole genome shotgun sequence genomic window:
- the LOC110806061 gene encoding protein RRP6-like 1, with product MAVPFHVPSLPKPQTKYNFQVDNSNTSPYLHPRLPKFGSTLIHPAMRFNPLDFAHFQLNVTKPNQIDSTPFKLVENISDLNYMATKLSEADEFAVDLEHNSYRSFQGMTCLMQISTREEDFVVDTLKLRDNIGDYLRQVFQDPNKRKVMHGASNDILWLQRDFDIYVCNLFDTMQASKVLGLERNSLEFLLKHYCGVIANKKYQTSDWRMRPLPCDMVRYAREDTHYLLYIHDVMKNTLVHEYGGDFLAEVYRKSYEVCVQLYKKEVFSNTTSYLYLHGLPEANLNATQLFVLSALFEWRDTVARQDDESTGYVLPNKQLLEIAKRLPEKKEDLLEIVGYNKPYVLKNADSMVKSIQALIRNEATIAKFEGVSQLLKQRMHVSDIATHVQQAERYDNEAGRLGMMYYSNPRCYPNFRVINPAYIQFVTMVPSICH from the coding sequence ATGGCAGTTCCGTTTCATGTTCCTTCATTACCTAAACCtcaaacaaaatacaatttccaggTCGATAACTCGAATACTAGTCCCTATCTTCATCCACGACTCCCTAAATTCGGATCAACACTCATACACCCAGCAATGCGTTTCAATCCCCTCGATTTCGCTCACTTTCAATTGAATGTTACTAAACCTAATCAAATAGATTCCACCCCTTTTAAACTAGTTGAAAATATCAGTGATTTGAACTACATGGCTACGAAGTTATCTGAGGCCGATGAATTTGCGGTCGATTTAGAGCATAATTCTTACCGTTCCTTCCAAGGCATGACTTGCCTGATGCAAATTTCTACCAGAGAAGAAGATTTTGTGGTCGATACACTCAAGTTACGTGATAACATTGGTGATTATCTGAGGCAAGTGTTTCAAGATCCAAATAAGAGGAAGGTTATGCACGGTGCAAGCAATGATATATTGTGGCTTCAAAGAGATTTCGATATTTACGTCTGCAATTTGTTCGATACTATGCAAGCGTCAAAAGTTTTGGGATTGGAAAGAAATTCACTTGAATTCTTATTGAAACACTATTGCGGTGTAATTGCCAACAAAAAATATCAGACGTCCGATTGGAGAATGCGACCCCTACCCTGTGATATGGTCCGGTACGCGAGAGAAGATACGCACTACTTGCTCTACATTCATGATGTGATGAAAAACACACTCGTTCACGAGTATGGCGGTGATTTCTTGGCTGAAGTTTATAGAAAAAGTTACGAGGTTTGTGTTCAGTTGTACAAAAAAGAAGTCTTCAGTAACACAACATCATATCTATACCTACATGGACTACCAGAAGCTAATCTGAATGCTACACAACTCTTTGTCCTCTCGGCTCTCTTTGAATGGCGTGATACAGTAGCAAGACAAGACGATGAAAGTACCGGTTATGTTCTCCCCAATAAGCAACTCCTCGAAATTGCTAAAAGACTACCAGAAAAGAAGGAAGATTTGTTGGAGATTGTGGGATACAATAAAccttatgttttaaagaatgctGATTCAATGGTCAAGTCTATTCAAGCGTTGATCCGTAACGAGGCTACCATTGCCAAGTTTGAAGGGGTGTCACAACTGTTGAAACAAAGGATGCATGTATCAGATATTGCAACACACGTTCAACAAGCGGAAAGATATGACAATGAAGCAGGGAGATTGGGGATGATGTATTACAGTAATCCAAGGTGTTATCCCAATTTTCGTGTTATCAATCCAGCTTATATACAATTTGTTACTATGGTTCCAAGTATATGtcattga